One genomic segment of Ignavibacteriota bacterium includes these proteins:
- the pruA gene encoding L-glutamate gamma-semialdehyde dehydrogenase, which yields MANAQFRINLPENEPIKSYAPGSPEKSALKKRIEELKNQIIEIPLIIGGKEIKTGNKEDCVIPHDHKTVIGKYHKAGKKEVEMAIEAALKARESWASMDWHERAAIFLKAGDLLASPFWRNTLNASTMLSQSKNAFQAEIDSACELIDFFKFNAYYAQQIYEQQPPHSPAGQWNKMEYRALEGFVFAVAPFNFTSIAGNLPTSPALMGNVVLMKPASSAVYTGYWLMKLFEAAGFPPGVINFVPGSGRQVGDPVMASPHLAGIHFTGSTPVFQNMWKTVGDNIAKYKSYPRIVGETGGKDFIFVHKSADVKEVGTALIRGAFEYQGQKCSAASRAYIPQSKWNSLKKFIISELKTVKMGSPEDFTNFMNAVIDKSAFDTITEYINFAKKAKDAEIISGGNFDSSKGYFIEPTVIVTTNPKFKTMEEEIFGPVLTIYVYPTNKYKETLELCNETSPYALTGAIFAKERDAVILADKILKNASGNFYINDKPTGAVVGQQPFGGARASGTNDKAGSYLNLIRWVSPRAIKENFIPPTDYRYPFMQEE from the coding sequence ATGGCTAATGCTCAATTTAGGATAAACTTACCCGAGAATGAACCAATTAAAAGTTATGCCCCGGGTTCTCCGGAAAAATCAGCACTTAAAAAAAGAATTGAAGAATTAAAAAATCAAATTATAGAAATTCCTCTAATTATCGGCGGCAAAGAAATTAAAACCGGAAATAAAGAGGATTGCGTAATTCCACACGATCACAAAACTGTAATTGGAAAATATCATAAAGCCGGAAAGAAAGAAGTTGAAATGGCAATTGAGGCAGCTTTAAAAGCAAGAGAATCATGGGCTTCAATGGATTGGCATGAAAGAGCTGCAATATTTTTAAAAGCAGGAGATTTGCTTGCATCACCATTTTGGAGAAATACTTTAAATGCATCAACAATGTTATCACAAAGTAAAAATGCTTTCCAGGCAGAAATTGATTCAGCTTGTGAATTAATAGATTTCTTCAAATTTAATGCTTATTATGCTCAGCAGATTTATGAGCAGCAGCCGCCGCATTCACCAGCAGGCCAATGGAATAAAATGGAATACAGAGCTTTAGAAGGATTTGTATTTGCAGTTGCTCCGTTTAATTTTACATCAATTGCTGGAAATTTACCAACTTCGCCAGCTTTAATGGGAAACGTAGTTTTAATGAAACCAGCATCAAGCGCAGTTTATACAGGATACTGGTTAATGAAATTATTTGAAGCTGCTGGATTTCCTCCGGGAGTAATTAATTTTGTTCCGGGTTCGGGCAGACAAGTCGGTGACCCAGTTATGGCTTCGCCGCATTTAGCTGGAATTCATTTTACCGGAAGTACACCCGTATTTCAAAATATGTGGAAAACTGTTGGAGATAATATTGCAAAATATAAATCATATCCAAGAATTGTGGGTGAAACCGGAGGCAAAGATTTCATTTTTGTTCACAAAAGCGCGGATGTTAAAGAAGTTGGAACAGCATTAATTAGAGGAGCTTTTGAATATCAAGGACAAAAATGTTCCGCTGCTTCTCGCGCCTACATTCCTCAATCAAAGTGGAATTCATTAAAGAAATTTATTATCAGCGAATTGAAAACTGTAAAAATGGGTTCTCCGGAAGATTTTACAAATTTTATGAATGCAGTAATTGATAAAAGTGCATTTGATACAATTACGGAATATATCAACTTTGCTAAAAAAGCAAAAGATGCTGAAATTATATCCGGTGGAAATTTTGATAGTTCAAAGGGATATTTTATAGAACCAACCGTTATTGTTACAACAAATCCAAAATTTAAAACAATGGAAGAAGAAATTTTTGGTCCGGTTCTTACGATTTATGTTTATCCAACAAATAAATACAAAGAAACTTTAGAGCTTTGTAATGAAACTTCTCCATATGCATTAACAGGAGCAATTTTTGCGAAAGAAAGAGATGCGGTAATTTTAGCAGATAAAATTTTAAAAAATGCTTCCGGAAATTTTTACATTAATGATAAACCTACCGGTGCTGTTGTTGGTCAGCAGCCTTTTGGTGGCGCAAGAGCGAGCGGTACAAATGATAAAGCAGGAAGTTATCTAAATTTAATACGCTGGGTTTCACCAAGAGCAATAAAAGAGAATTTTATTCCACCAACGGATTACAGATATCCTTTTATGCAAGAAGAATAA
- a CDS encoding restriction endonuclease subunit S — MEQVNLNCREIEEVIVPLSSQEFQLIIKEQVQTGHENSRKSEKLYKNAEEILLKNIGLNSFSPNSDPINVKSFKNSFGKTGRIDAEYYQKKYEEIIKHITDQKFDSLKNIIKIKKSIEPGSAYYSEKGLPFLRVSDYNKFGFTEPEKKLSDSFCNTNKELIKKLKPKKETILFSKDGSVGNAFMLKEDADFITSGAVLHLTIKNKTEIIPEYLTLVLNSKIVQMQAERDSGGSIILHWRVGEIENVVVPIIDLQMQKEIAKLIDESFKLKEKSERLLETAKRAVEIAIEESEKTAMEFIRKNENKN, encoded by the coding sequence ATGGAACAGGTAAATTTAAATTGTAGAGAAATTGAGGAAGTCATCGTTCCTTTATCAAGTCAAGAATTTCAACTCATAATAAAAGAACAAGTACAAACTGGACATGAAAATTCAAGAAAGTCTGAAAAATTATATAAAAATGCTGAGGAAATTTTATTAAAGAATATTGGACTTAATTCATTTTCACCAAATTCAGATCCAATAAATGTTAAAAGTTTTAAGAATTCATTTGGTAAAACCGGAAGAATAGATGCTGAATATTATCAAAAAAAATACGAAGAAATTATAAAGCATATAACTGATCAAAAATTTGATAGTCTCAAAAATATTATTAAAATAAAAAAATCAATAGAACCCGGTTCTGCATACTATTCCGAAAAAGGATTACCATTTTTAAGAGTTTCGGATTATAATAAATTTGGTTTCACTGAACCGGAAAAGAAACTTTCAGATTCATTTTGTAACACAAATAAAGAACTAATAAAAAAATTAAAACCTAAAAAAGAAACAATTTTATTTTCAAAAGACGGAAGTGTGGGAAATGCGTTTATGTTAAAAGAAGATGCGGATTTTATAACTTCCGGAGCTGTTCTTCATTTAACAATAAAAAATAAGACTGAGATTATTCCGGAATATTTAACTCTTGTTTTGAATTCAAAAATAGTACAAATGCAAGCAGAAAGAGATTCTGGGGGTTCAATTATTTTACATTGGCGAGTTGGAGAAATTGAAAATGTAGTTGTTCCAATAATTGATTTACAAATGCAAAAAGAAATTGCAAAACTTATTGATGAAAGTTTTAAGCTGAAAGAAAAATCTGAAAGACTTTTAGAAACAGCAAAACGAGCGGTGGAAATTGCAATTGAAGAAAGTGAAAAAACTGCAATGGAATTTATTCGAAAAAATGAAAATAAAAATTAA
- a CDS encoding helix-turn-helix domain-containing protein translates to MKKVIIIVPETAIPSAIFDPQYMFFAVNNFFKEAGHEPFFNVQLIGLTKEVKLNFGTVAIHTDNTIEKAKQANLIIVPAISGNILNAIEVNKKFIPFILDQYNGGAEIASLCIGAFLLASTGLLDEKQCSTHWLFANQFREMFPNVKFAEDKIITDQNGIYTSGGATSYWNLLLYLIEKYTSKEMAIMASKFFLLDTEKTSQLPFRIFKGQKEHKDGLILSAQNYIEENYNEKITVDELAERFNLGRRTFERRFKAATKNTIIEYIQRVKIEAAKVDLEKGRKTVSEIMYDVGYTDSKSFRDVFKKFAGMSPVDYKNKFN, encoded by the coding sequence ATGAAAAAAGTAATTATAATTGTTCCCGAAACTGCAATTCCATCTGCAATATTTGATCCGCAATATATGTTTTTTGCGGTAAATAATTTTTTTAAAGAAGCCGGTCACGAGCCATTTTTTAATGTTCAATTAATTGGATTAACAAAAGAAGTAAAATTGAATTTTGGAACTGTTGCAATTCACACAGATAACACAATTGAAAAAGCTAAACAAGCAAATTTGATTATTGTCCCGGCAATCAGTGGAAATATTTTAAACGCAATTGAAGTTAACAAAAAATTTATTCCGTTTATTTTAGATCAATACAACGGCGGAGCAGAAATTGCAAGTTTGTGCATCGGCGCTTTTTTATTGGCTTCAACGGGATTGTTAGATGAAAAGCAATGCTCAACTCACTGGCTTTTTGCAAATCAATTTAGAGAAATGTTTCCCAACGTAAAATTTGCGGAAGATAAAATTATTACGGATCAAAACGGAATTTACACAAGCGGCGGCGCAACTTCTTATTGGAATTTACTTTTATATTTAATAGAAAAATACACAAGCAAAGAAATGGCAATTATGGCATCCAAATTTTTCTTACTCGATACTGAAAAAACTTCTCAATTACCATTTAGAATTTTTAAGGGACAAAAAGAGCACAAGGATGGTTTAATTCTTTCCGCACAAAATTATATTGAAGAAAATTATAATGAAAAAATTACAGTTGATGAATTAGCCGAAAGATTTAATTTGGGACGAAGAACTTTTGAAAGAAGGTTTAAAGCCGCAACAAAAAATACAATTATCGAATATATTCAGCGCGTAAAAATTGAAGCCGCAAAAGTTGATTTGGAAAAGGGAAGAAAAACAGTTTCTGAAATTATGTATGATGTCGGTTATACGGATAGCAAATCTTTTAGAGATGTTTTTAAAAAGTTTGCCGGAATGTCTCCGGTTGATTATAAGAATAAATTTAATTGA
- a CDS encoding DNA polymerase II: MTNQNNFTSLIAFLFTDEWNDFQNKNSLILWGISEFGTVKLIFKNKPVFFIERKNQNIEIPFPHLRKQVNLKSFDFIDVDAIYFNTQNDLLKCSEYFGSQKIKTFESDVIPTRRFLMEKGINAQVKIEGNFSRQKNVMVFENPKIYSNEYSPNFKIASIDIETNPNNNIISYAIHQTENNKEQKIVRILGNEEIQLSENVYQHKSEKIILQKFIDDISEFDPDIIIGWNVLGFDLKILEERANVNNIKFILGRDNSISKIIAKSSGNYFAKISGRIVLDGPTTLRSAFFTFEDYKLETVAQELLGKGKTIQSNSNKVAEINFLFENDKLKLAEYNLTDCILVSEIFAKVGIIDQLIMRSKLSGLFLDQLGQMTAAFDHFYLPKLHQHGFVAPNVKDIKQTQHSAGGFVFDPQPGLYKNVFVLDFKSLYPSIIETFKIDPLSRLLSNENTLQTPNGIKFSQTNHILPNFIEELMHHREIAKKNNDKNLSQAIKILMNSFYGVMGSYGCRFYHPNLPDAITGTGQWLLQQSKIFLEKNNLKVLYGDTDSLFVNVTTDFVDANEVGKNIAKNLNDYWNERIEKEFLLKSYLEIEFEKYYSKFILTSMRGREGGAKKRYAGLLENKIDFVGMEFVRSDWTKLAKNFQEELYLRIFNNQDYENWIKEFVSNLLSGKFTNDLIYKKRLRKGSENYTKTIPPHVKAARLINQERGTVNYFITKRGPIPAELIPTDFDYQHYIEKQLKPIADSVLALFGKSFDGIVKSTQMNLF; the protein is encoded by the coding sequence ATGACAAATCAGAATAATTTTACTTCATTAATTGCATTTTTATTTACTGATGAATGGAATGATTTTCAAAATAAAAATTCACTTATTCTTTGGGGAATTTCTGAATTTGGAACTGTAAAATTAATTTTTAAGAACAAACCGGTTTTTTTTATTGAACGAAAAAATCAAAATATTGAAATCCCCTTTCCTCATTTAAGAAAACAAGTAAACCTAAAATCCTTTGATTTTATTGATGTTGATGCAATTTATTTTAATACACAAAACGATTTGCTGAAATGTTCGGAATATTTTGGTTCACAAAAAATTAAAACTTTTGAAAGTGATGTAATTCCCACGCGCAGATTTTTAATGGAAAAAGGAATCAATGCACAAGTTAAAATTGAAGGAAATTTTTCTCGACAAAAAAATGTTATGGTTTTTGAAAACCCTAAAATTTATTCAAATGAGTATTCTCCAAATTTTAAAATTGCATCGATTGATATTGAAACAAACCCAAACAATAATATAATTTCCTATGCAATTCATCAAACTGAAAATAATAAGGAACAAAAAATTGTTAGAATTTTAGGAAACGAAGAAATTCAATTAAGCGAAAATGTTTATCAGCATAAATCCGAAAAAATAATTTTACAAAAATTTATTGATGATATTTCCGAGTTTGATCCCGATATTATTATTGGCTGGAATGTTCTCGGTTTTGATCTAAAAATATTGGAAGAACGAGCAAATGTAAATAATATAAAATTTATTTTGGGAAGAGATAATTCAATCTCAAAAATTATTGCAAAATCCAGCGGAAATTATTTTGCAAAAATTTCCGGAAGAATTGTGCTAGATGGACCAACAACATTACGCTCGGCATTTTTCACTTTTGAAGATTATAAACTTGAAACCGTTGCTCAAGAATTATTGGGAAAAGGAAAAACCATACAAAGCAATTCCAACAAAGTTGCTGAAATAAATTTCCTTTTTGAAAATGATAAATTAAAATTAGCGGAATATAATTTAACCGATTGCATTTTAGTTTCCGAAATATTTGCAAAAGTTGGAATTATTGATCAGCTAATTATGCGAAGTAAATTATCCGGATTGTTTTTAGATCAGCTTGGACAAATGACTGCGGCGTTTGATCATTTTTATCTTCCTAAATTGCATCAGCACGGATTTGTTGCGCCAAATGTAAAAGACATAAAACAAACTCAACATTCGGCTGGTGGCTTTGTTTTTGATCCGCAGCCCGGTTTATATAAAAATGTTTTTGTGCTGGATTTTAAAAGTTTGTATCCATCAATAATTGAGACTTTTAAAATTGATCCTCTATCTAGATTGCTCTCAAATGAAAACACTTTGCAAACTCCAAACGGAATTAAATTTTCACAGACGAATCATATACTTCCTAATTTTATTGAAGAATTAATGCATCACCGCGAAATCGCAAAAAAAAATAATGATAAAAATCTTTCGCAAGCAATTAAAATTTTGATGAACAGTTTTTACGGAGTTATGGGTTCTTATGGATGCAGATTTTATCATCCGAATTTGCCGGACGCAATTACCGGAACCGGTCAGTGGCTACTTCAGCAAAGTAAAATATTTTTAGAAAAAAATAATTTGAAAGTTCTCTACGGCGATACAGATTCTTTGTTTGTAAACGTAACGACTGATTTTGTTGATGCAAATGAAGTTGGAAAAAATATTGCAAAAAATTTAAATGATTATTGGAACGAAAGAATTGAAAAAGAATTTTTACTAAAATCATATTTGGAAATTGAGTTTGAAAAATATTATTCAAAATTTATTTTAACTTCAATGCGAGGAAGAGAAGGTGGAGCTAAAAAACGTTATGCGGGTTTGCTCGAAAATAAAATTGATTTTGTGGGAATGGAATTTGTTCGATCTGATTGGACAAAACTTGCAAAGAATTTTCAAGAGGAATTGTACTTACGAATTTTTAATAATCAAGATTATGAAAATTGGATTAAAGAATTTGTTTCAAATTTACTTTCCGGAAAATTTACTAACGATTTAATTTATAAAAAACGTTTACGTAAAGGTTCGGAAAATTACACAAAAACAATTCCACCGCACGTAAAAGCTGCGCGATTGATAAATCAAGAACGTGGAACCGTAAATTATTTTATAACTAAGCGTGGACCAATTCCAGCGGAATTAATTCCCACGGATTTTGATTATCAACATTATATTGAAAAACAGTTAAAGCCAATTGCAGATTCAGTTTTGGCGCTTTTCGGAAAATCTTTTGATGGAATTGTAAAATCAACCCAAATGAATTTGTTTTGA
- a CDS encoding N-6 DNA methylase codes for MHLAEILKDSNYKLTQFDDEKIKYLEKQIFLKESRGKNSAYYNCPIRKKEIKLTPEEVIRQLYVLVLTQDFYYPISRIELEYSVSFGREKKRADIVIFDKDQTTSPFIIVEVKKPKEKDGIEQLRSYCNATGAPIGVWTNGDSISRFHRKDPNYFKPIPDIPNINQKLTDILQERWFIDDLIREDKLVNERKSLKDLILYMEDEVLANAGVDVFEEVFKLIFTKLFDELESGRDKKRPVQFKDYGYTETELKETISSIFENAKKKWEGIFSPDSKINLTPSHLAVCVGTLEGVKLFNSNLDVVDEAFEYLINKSSKGEKGQYFTPRYVIDMAVKMLNPQPQETMIDTAAGSCGFPVHTIFYVWEKILTNAGYNKSHLFTLDKKPAKCIDYVQEKIFAIDFDEKAVRVGRTLNLIAGDGQTNVLHLNTLDWERWDEKIQDEDWIDVYNEGWKKLKKLRLDKNSNRDFKFDILMANPPFAGDIKESRILSKYELGKNPKGKTQTKVGRDILFIERNLDFLKSGGRMAIVLPQGRFNNSSDKQIREFIAERCRILAVVGLHGNVFKPHTGTKTSVLFVQKWDEKLCPKVDDYPIFFATMQEPSKDSSGEKIFVRKKDFNVETQHVASKNNISDPQPHYDILPNDLNEYLLDSHGHLFVKHDLFNHDNLTKDGIAEVFAEFAKKEKLSFF; via the coding sequence ATGCATTTAGCAGAAATCCTAAAAGATTCAAATTATAAGTTGACCCAATTTGATGATGAAAAAATTAAATATTTAGAAAAACAAATATTCCTTAAAGAATCCCGTGGTAAAAATTCAGCATATTATAATTGTCCAATTAGAAAAAAAGAAATTAAACTTACTCCAGAAGAAGTAATACGCCAGCTTTATGTATTGGTTCTTACTCAAGATTTTTACTATCCAATTTCAAGAATTGAACTTGAATATTCTGTTTCATTTGGAAGAGAAAAGAAACGAGCAGATATTGTAATTTTTGATAAAGATCAAACAACTTCGCCTTTTATAATTGTTGAAGTTAAGAAACCAAAAGAAAAAGATGGAATTGAACAATTAAGATCGTATTGTAATGCAACCGGAGCGCCAATAGGGGTTTGGACAAACGGTGATTCTATTTCAAGATTTCATAGAAAAGATCCTAATTATTTTAAACCAATTCCAGATATCCCAAATATAAATCAAAAACTTACTGATATTTTACAAGAAAGATGGTTTATTGATGATTTAATAAGAGAAGATAAACTTGTAAATGAAAGAAAATCGTTAAAAGATTTAATTCTCTACATGGAAGATGAAGTTTTAGCAAACGCCGGAGTAGATGTTTTTGAAGAAGTTTTCAAACTAATCTTTACAAAACTTTTTGATGAATTAGAAAGTGGTAGAGATAAGAAAAGACCGGTTCAATTTAAAGATTATGGTTATACAGAGACTGAACTAAAAGAGACAATAAGCAGTATTTTTGAAAATGCAAAAAAGAAATGGGAAGGAATTTTTAGTCCAGATTCTAAAATAAATTTAACGCCATCTCACTTAGCTGTTTGCGTCGGTACTTTAGAAGGAGTAAAACTTTTTAATTCTAATCTTGATGTTGTTGATGAAGCGTTTGAATACTTAATTAATAAAAGTAGTAAAGGTGAAAAAGGTCAGTATTTTACTCCTCGTTACGTAATTGATATGGCCGTAAAAATGCTAAATCCCCAGCCTCAAGAAACAATGATTGATACGGCAGCCGGAAGTTGTGGTTTTCCAGTACATACAATTTTTTATGTATGGGAAAAAATTCTAACAAATGCCGGTTATAATAAAAGTCATTTGTTTACATTAGATAAAAAACCGGCAAAATGTATTGATTATGTTCAAGAAAAAATATTTGCAATAGATTTTGATGAAAAAGCTGTTAGAGTTGGTAGAACTTTAAACTTAATTGCCGGTGATGGACAAACTAATGTTCTTCACTTAAATACTCTTGATTGGGAACGCTGGGATGAAAAAATACAAGATGAAGATTGGATTGATGTTTATAATGAAGGCTGGAAAAAGTTAAAAAAATTAAGATTAGATAAAAACTCAAATAGAGATTTTAAGTTTGATATTCTAATGGCAAATCCTCCTTTTGCCGGAGATATTAAAGAAAGCAGAATTCTTTCCAAATATGAACTTGGTAAAAATCCAAAAGGAAAAACACAAACTAAAGTTGGCAGAGACATTTTATTTATTGAAAGAAATTTAGACTTTCTTAAATCCGGCGGAAGAATGGCAATTGTTTTACCGCAAGGAAGATTTAATAATAGCAGCGATAAACAAATACGCGAATTTATTGCTGAACGCTGCCGTATTTTGGCAGTAGTTGGTTTACACGGAAATGTTTTTAAACCTCATACCGGAACTAAAACAAGTGTACTCTTTGTTCAAAAATGGGATGAAAAACTTTGCCCAAAGGTTGATGATTACCCAATTTTCTTTGCCACTATGCAAGAACCAAGTAAAGATAGCAGTGGCGAAAAAATATTTGTAAGAAAAAAAGACTTTAATGTAGAGACGCAACATGTTGCGTCTAAAAACAATATTTCCGATCCGCAGCCACATTATGATATATTACCAAATGATCTTAACGAATATCTTTTAGATTCTCACGGACATTTATTTGTTAAGCATGATTTGTTTAACCATGATAATTTAACTAAAGACGGCATTGCAGAAGTTTTTGCAGAGTTTGCTAAAAAAGAGAAACTAAGTTTTTTTTAA
- a CDS encoding OmpA family protein, giving the protein MLTSQLFKNRLLTLFLLPILLLIFSSQIFAQIDLNKVLKKTKKKAEKKIEKRIEDNIDKSVDKTLDGVEDGIEETVEADETSEESDDEMPEENKSANKNVKGTKPHQVENKTPQLNWAKYDFIPGTEIIFEDNQEGEQNGEFPSKWDLVKGTYDNANVDGENVIMCRKTNANGGGGIVPLIKNSSEDYLPDEFTVEFDAYFPDQHFSYRVFFADYKNQKKIFRNPEYNSAEQNIRFYQNAADGKNIEKNFLPGTNYVTNIATWRHIAISFNKRALKVYLDDTRILNIPNVDFNPTGIGLSSHNPDGKSAGYLKNIRIAKGAVPLYDKFLTDGKFVTTGIKFDVNKSTLKPESIGTINYVVKMMQDHPELKFSVEGHTDSDGNDDSNLKLSEERAKSVVAKMIELGISSDRLTSKGLGESKPLTSNDTSEGKAQNRRVEFVKM; this is encoded by the coding sequence ATGCTCACTTCACAATTATTTAAAAACAGACTTTTAACTTTATTTTTATTGCCAATTTTACTTTTAATATTTTCATCTCAAATTTTTGCTCAAATTGATTTAAACAAGGTTTTGAAAAAAACAAAAAAGAAAGCCGAGAAAAAAATTGAAAAAAGAATAGAAGATAATATTGATAAAAGTGTTGATAAAACTTTGGATGGCGTTGAAGATGGTATTGAGGAAACTGTAGAAGCCGATGAAACTTCCGAAGAATCTGATGATGAAATGCCAGAAGAAAATAAATCTGCAAATAAAAATGTTAAGGGAACCAAACCTCATCAAGTTGAAAATAAAACTCCGCAGTTAAATTGGGCAAAATATGATTTTATTCCCGGTACGGAAATTATTTTTGAAGACAATCAAGAAGGAGAACAAAACGGTGAATTTCCATCAAAGTGGGATTTAGTTAAAGGAACTTACGATAATGCAAACGTCGATGGTGAAAATGTTATAATGTGCAGAAAAACCAATGCAAACGGCGGCGGCGGTATTGTTCCATTAATTAAAAATTCCTCCGAGGATTATCTTCCCGATGAATTTACTGTTGAATTTGATGCTTATTTTCCCGATCAACATTTTTCTTATCGTGTATTTTTTGCTGATTATAAAAATCAAAAGAAAATTTTTAGAAATCCCGAGTATAATTCTGCTGAACAAAATATCCGTTTTTATCAAAATGCTGCCGATGGAAAAAATATTGAAAAAAATTTTCTGCCCGGAACTAATTATGTAACAAATATTGCAACTTGGCGACACATAGCAATTTCTTTCAATAAACGTGCACTAAAAGTTTATTTGGATGATACAAGAATTTTAAATATTCCAAATGTTGATTTTAATCCTACCGGTATTGGACTTTCTTCGCACAATCCAGATGGAAAATCTGCTGGATATTTAAAAAATATTAGAATTGCAAAAGGTGCAGTTCCACTTTATGATAAATTTTTAACAGATGGAAAATTTGTAACAACCGGAATCAAGTTTGATGTAAACAAATCAACTTTAAAACCGGAAAGTATTGGAACAATAAATTATGTTGTTAAAATGATGCAAGATCATCCCGAATTAAAATTTTCCGTTGAAGGTCATACAGATAGCGATGGAAATGATGATTCAAATCTTAAACTTTCTGAAGAAAGAGCAAAATCTGTTGTTGCAAAAATGATTGAGTTAGGAATTTCTTCTGATCGATTAACATCAAAAGGATTGGGCGAAAGTAAACCATTAACAAGCAACGATACATCAGAAGGAAAAGCTCAAAATAGAAGAGTTGAATTTGTGAAAATGTAG
- a CDS encoding AraC family transcriptional regulator: protein MKVKNLQRKEYLQRINKVLDYIDNNLNSKFSLDELASVANFSKFHFHRIFKSILGETLNNYILRIRLEKAATILIYNPNLSVTEIGFECGFSNTSIFARAFKERFKITATEWRNKYSREFSKKSQTVSNQSEVSNFLNEYFGDVFINKTELKMNHQIGEVTPTKVEVKEISSFTVAYLRYIGPYKGNAELFGNLFGRLFNWAGPRNLCLPTSKVLAVYHDNPEITDEEKLRLSVCISVPNNTEVTDEIGKMEIAGGKYVVASFELTEKDYQKAWDYVYSEWFPSSGYQPNDYTCFELYLNDPKEHPEGKHIVDIYVPVKPL from the coding sequence ATGAAAGTAAAAAATCTTCAACGAAAGGAATATCTTCAAAGAATTAACAAAGTACTTGATTATATTGATAACAACCTCAATTCCAAATTTTCTCTTGATGAATTAGCTTCGGTTGCCAATTTTTCAAAATTTCATTTTCACAGAATATTTAAAAGTATTCTTGGAGAAACATTAAATAACTATATCTTAAGAATCCGACTTGAAAAAGCTGCCACAATTTTAATTTATAACCCAAATTTATCTGTAACTGAAATTGGTTTTGAATGCGGATTTTCGAATACATCAATTTTCGCAAGAGCGTTTAAGGAAAGATTTAAAATTACGGCAACCGAATGGCGAAATAAATATTCGCGGGAATTTAGCAAGAAAAGTCAAACGGTTAGCAATCAAAGTGAAGTTTCAAATTTTTTGAATGAATATTTTGGTGATGTATTTATAAATAAAACGGAGTTAAAAATGAATCACCAAATTGGTGAAGTTACACCAACTAAAGTTGAAGTAAAAGAAATTTCAAGTTTTACTGTTGCGTATTTAAGGTATATCGGTCCTTATAAAGGCAACGCAGAATTATTTGGAAATTTGTTTGGCAGACTTTTTAACTGGGCTGGACCAAGAAATTTGTGTCTTCCAACGTCAAAAGTTTTAGCAGTTTATCATGATAATCCGGAAATAACAGATGAAGAAAAATTACGTTTAAGTGTTTGTATTTCCGTTCCAAATAATACAGAAGTAACAGACGAAATTGGTAAAATGGAAATTGCTGGCGGAAAATATGTTGTGGCAAGTTTTGAGTTAACCGAGAAAGATTATCAGAAAGCATGGGATTATGTTTACAGCGAATGGTTTCCATCAAGTGGTTATCAGCCAAACGATTATACATGTTTTGAACTTTATTTGAATGATCCCAAAGAACACCCCGAAGGAAAACATATTGTTGATATTTACGTTCCGGTAAAACCACTTTAA